In Streptomyces sp. NBC_01381, a genomic segment contains:
- a CDS encoding serine hydrolase, producing the protein MSHVSEQQTAPGKKFDLEYWQARFDELRAAHHVPGAALAVLVDGEIHELASGVLHRGTGVEVTTDSVFQSGSIAKVYTATLIMRLADAGELDLDAPVKEILPEFEAADEDATRTITTRQLLSHTSGLTCDFTYDAGRGDDCLARYVEAAKGVAMDCRPGTAISYSGIAYNVLGRIIEVLTGLTWDQALKDRLFAPLALERSMTLPEEALSYRVAMSHLGEPGQDPDPAPAWDLMPRSAGPYGRVLVSAGDVARLAKMHLDGGTAPDGTRLLSARAVEEMQRRVVDVPDKWTVSADGWGLGWTLYDWDGIAGYGHDGAAIGQYGYLRVVPHAGVVVSLLTNGGGARELYAALFRELLGDLAGVRMPDAFEPPAQAPEVDFSRYVGTYKRAGVVITVSERDGAPHLVYEFVDGMKDFSPALDVELYAVTETVFAGTGAGPSFSEGYMPVVFSTLSDGTECCYIGMRAAPKVS; encoded by the coding sequence ATGTCGCACGTGTCGGAGCAGCAGACCGCCCCCGGGAAGAAGTTCGACCTTGAGTACTGGCAGGCCCGCTTCGACGAGCTGCGTGCCGCCCACCACGTGCCGGGAGCGGCACTCGCGGTGCTCGTCGACGGGGAGATCCACGAGCTGGCGAGCGGTGTGCTGCACCGCGGGACCGGCGTGGAGGTGACCACGGACTCGGTGTTCCAGTCCGGTTCGATCGCCAAGGTCTACACGGCGACGCTGATCATGCGCCTCGCCGACGCGGGCGAACTGGACCTGGACGCGCCGGTGAAGGAGATCCTCCCGGAGTTCGAGGCGGCCGACGAGGACGCGACGCGCACCATCACCACCCGCCAACTCCTCTCCCACACCAGCGGGTTGACGTGTGATTTCACCTACGACGCGGGGCGCGGCGACGACTGTCTCGCCCGGTACGTCGAGGCCGCCAAGGGCGTGGCCATGGACTGCCGCCCGGGCACCGCGATCTCCTACAGCGGCATCGCCTACAACGTCCTCGGCCGCATCATCGAGGTCCTGACGGGCCTGACCTGGGACCAGGCCCTGAAGGACCGCCTCTTCGCCCCCCTCGCCCTCGAACGCTCCATGACGCTGCCCGAGGAGGCGCTCTCGTACCGCGTCGCGATGAGCCACCTCGGGGAGCCGGGCCAGGACCCGGACCCGGCCCCCGCCTGGGACCTGATGCCGCGCTCGGCGGGCCCGTACGGCAGGGTCCTCGTCTCCGCCGGTGACGTGGCGCGGCTGGCCAAGATGCACCTCGACGGTGGCACGGCCCCCGACGGGACCCGGCTGCTGAGCGCCCGGGCCGTCGAGGAGATGCAGCGCCGCGTGGTCGACGTACCCGACAAGTGGACGGTCAGCGCGGACGGTTGGGGCCTCGGCTGGACCCTCTACGACTGGGATGGCATCGCGGGCTACGGCCACGACGGCGCGGCGATCGGCCAGTACGGCTACCTGCGCGTCGTCCCGCACGCGGGCGTGGTCGTCTCGCTCCTCACCAACGGGGGCGGCGCCCGCGAGCTCTACGCCGCCCTCTTCCGCGAGCTGCTCGGCGATCTTGCGGGCGTGCGGATGCCGGACGCCTTCGAACCGCCCGCGCAGGCACCGGAGGTGGACTTCTCCCGGTACGTCGGCACGTACAAGCGCGCGGGTGTCGTCATCACCGTCTCCGAGCGAGACGGCGCGCCCCACCTGGTCTACGAGTTCGTGGACGGCATGAAGGACTTCTCGCCGGCGCTGGATGTGGAGCTGTACGCCGTGACGGAGACGGTCTTCGCGGGTACGGGCGCGGGTCCGTCCTTCAGCGAGGGCTATATGCCGGTGGTGTTCTCGACGCTGTCC
- a CDS encoding TetR/AcrR family transcriptional regulator, protein MPAAEKPIASVWTRPRRGREQLSREQIVAEAVRLLDADGLESLSMRKLGTRLDAGATSLYRHVANKDELIELVVDEVYGELDFPAADTADWRTAAARSAQSLRAMILRHPWVASVLGQVGLIHLGPNVTRMSERMTSVYAAAGFPPDETGQAMRTVIAYVIGMATSEAAYLSLIARSGVSEQEFAQNLPSDKGGSEDGDRDGDPQVGNPERARDEGFDYGLQRVLDGLEVRLGRATP, encoded by the coding sequence ATGCCCGCCGCCGAGAAGCCGATCGCCTCGGTCTGGACCCGCCCGCGCCGCGGGCGTGAGCAGCTGAGCCGCGAGCAGATCGTGGCCGAGGCCGTCCGGCTCCTCGACGCGGACGGCCTGGAATCGCTCAGCATGCGCAAGCTCGGCACCCGCCTCGACGCGGGCGCCACCTCGCTCTACCGGCACGTGGCCAACAAGGACGAGCTGATCGAGCTGGTCGTGGACGAGGTCTACGGAGAGCTGGACTTCCCCGCCGCGGACACGGCGGACTGGCGGACGGCTGCCGCCCGCAGCGCCCAGAGCCTGCGCGCGATGATCCTGCGCCACCCCTGGGTCGCCTCCGTGCTCGGCCAGGTCGGCCTCATCCACCTCGGCCCGAACGTGACGCGGATGTCGGAGCGGATGACCTCCGTGTACGCGGCAGCCGGCTTCCCCCCGGACGAGACCGGGCAGGCCATGCGCACCGTCATCGCGTACGTCATCGGCATGGCGACCAGCGAGGCCGCGTATCTGTCGCTGATCGCCCGAAGCGGCGTGAGCGAGCAGGAGTTCGCACAGAACCTGCCATCCGACAAGGGCGGGAGCGAAGACGGAGACAGGGACGGGGACCCGCAGGTCGGGAATCCGGAGCGGGCCCGCGACGAGGGCTTCGACTACGGGCTCCAGCGCGTGCTCGACGGGCTCGAGGTGCGCCTCGGTCGCGCCACGCCCTGA
- a CDS encoding DinB family protein, with the protein MTEEAGSGSHSDTPTSLHYAPRWSGDTRRPPPGVGGEREALTTSLDWHRATFELKCAGLTQEQLSQRAVSPSGMSLHGLVRHLAGVERWWFRIQLSGEDVPLLYYSDDAPDQDFGDLTGDAREAFAVWHTECERSRRIVDAAGSLDVTGIRRSTGEPVSLRRVLINMIEEYARHNGHADLLRERIDGATGM; encoded by the coding sequence ATGACCGAAGAAGCGGGCAGCGGCAGTCACAGCGACACACCAACATCCCTGCACTACGCGCCCCGTTGGAGCGGTGACACCCGCCGGCCGCCGCCCGGCGTGGGCGGTGAGCGGGAGGCGCTGACGACCTCCCTGGACTGGCACCGCGCCACCTTCGAGCTCAAGTGCGCGGGCCTGACCCAGGAGCAGCTCTCCCAGCGGGCGGTGTCCCCCTCCGGGATGTCGCTGCACGGGCTCGTGCGGCATCTGGCCGGGGTCGAGCGGTGGTGGTTCCGCATCCAGCTCTCGGGCGAGGACGTCCCGTTGCTCTACTACTCGGACGACGCCCCGGACCAGGACTTCGGCGACCTCACCGGCGACGCCCGGGAGGCCTTCGCCGTCTGGCACACCGAGTGCGAGCGCTCGCGGCGGATCGTCGATGCGGCCGGATCGCTGGACGTGACGGGCATCCGCAGGTCCACCGGTGAGCCGGTCTCGCTGCGCAGGGTCCTGATCAACATGATCGAGGAGTACGCGCGACACAACGGGCACGCGGACCTGCTGAGGGAGCGGATCGACGGGGCCACGGGGATGTAA
- a CDS encoding L,D-transpeptidase family protein — protein sequence MPSSRRPHAAAYPTAYAAAGAALTLLLTSLLTACGTGAQAGGRQSGEAVTVSEAPGTSHTTTPERPREIPALGPKTRSRIPASSTQALVVTGEAPDANRATAMLYTRKSPSDASGWRPASDPWPAHNGLRGWTSRHVQGDRKSPVGVYGLTDAGGLLPDPGTRFPYDQGPAFTARGTGFKGEPLAGSFDYVIAINYNREPGRTPLDWTRPLGAGRGGGIWLHVDHGGPTQGCVSLPKARMKELLRSLDPARKPVVVMGDAGALGA from the coding sequence ATGCCTTCTTCCAGACGCCCTCACGCTGCCGCGTACCCCACCGCGTACGCCGCCGCAGGCGCGGCACTCACCCTGCTGCTCACCTCGCTGCTCACCGCGTGCGGAACCGGCGCGCAGGCCGGCGGGCGCCAGAGCGGTGAGGCGGTGACGGTCAGCGAGGCGCCCGGGACGAGCCACACGACCACCCCCGAACGGCCCCGCGAGATCCCGGCGTTGGGGCCGAAGACCCGGTCCCGCATACCCGCTTCCTCGACCCAGGCCCTGGTCGTCACGGGCGAGGCCCCCGACGCGAACCGAGCGACGGCGATGCTCTACACGCGCAAGTCCCCCTCCGATGCTTCCGGTTGGCGCCCGGCGTCGGACCCCTGGCCCGCGCACAACGGGTTACGGGGCTGGACATCACGCCACGTGCAGGGCGACCGCAAATCCCCCGTCGGCGTCTACGGCCTGACCGACGCGGGCGGCCTCCTCCCGGACCCCGGAACCCGCTTCCCCTACGACCAGGGCCCGGCCTTCACCGCGCGCGGCACGGGCTTCAAGGGCGAGCCGCTGGCCGGCTCCTTCGACTACGTCATCGCCATCAACTACAACCGCGAGCCGGGCAGGACCCCGCTGGACTGGACGCGCCCGTTGGGTGCGGGGCGTGGCGGCGGCATCTGGCTGCACGTGGACCACGGGGGCCCGACGCAGGGCTGCGTGTCGCTGCCGAAGGCGCGGATGAAGGAGCTGCTGCGGAGCCTGGACCCGGCGCGGAAGCCGGTGGTCGTGATGGGGGACGCGGGGGCGCTGGGCGCGTAG
- a CDS encoding SigE family RNA polymerase sigma factor, which translates to MRGGGFEFEEFVAASGPRLLRMAWLLTGDAHLAEDLLQTALAKVWPKWRRIGQEHPEAYVRKVLVNTHTSWWRRHWRAEVPHGELPERAGEVDVYEGVDLEQSLAAAVRRLPPRQRAVVVLRYFEDLGVDETAGILGCTPGTVKSQSAKALRTLRAALPAREADRCE; encoded by the coding sequence ATGCGAGGTGGCGGCTTCGAGTTCGAGGAGTTCGTCGCCGCCAGTGGGCCGCGGCTGCTGCGGATGGCGTGGCTGCTCACGGGCGACGCGCATCTCGCGGAGGACCTGCTGCAGACGGCGCTCGCGAAGGTCTGGCCGAAGTGGCGGCGGATCGGCCAGGAGCATCCGGAGGCGTACGTACGCAAGGTCCTCGTCAACACCCACACCTCGTGGTGGCGCCGGCACTGGCGGGCGGAGGTCCCGCACGGCGAACTGCCCGAGCGGGCAGGCGAGGTGGACGTGTACGAGGGTGTGGACCTGGAGCAGTCGCTCGCCGCTGCCGTGCGGCGGCTGCCGCCGAGACAGCGGGCGGTGGTGGTCCTTCGCTACTTCGAGGACCTCGGCGTGGACGAGACGGCCGGAATCCTCGGCTGTACTCCGGGCACGGTGAAGAGCCAGTCGGCGAAGGCGCTGCGCACGCTGCGTGCCGCGCTGCCGGCGAGGGAGGCGGACCGCTGTGAGTGA
- a CDS encoding intradiol ring-cleavage dioxygenase has translation MTENSERDEPQRTITPQGPAHKRDLTRRKVLVASGAAVAAVGIGGAVAVSANAEGTAEAGSSATGSATGSATASAAEACYRLTGETTEGPYYIDADKIRKDITEDREGIPFTLRLKVIDSDTCKPLKRAAVDIWHCDALGIYSGYESLSGGGGGTPPSGEPTGTPSGTPTGTPPSGGPGGGGGGGGHEAPTDDERYLRGTQLTDNSGHVEFKTVFPGWYRGRAVHIHTKVHVGGKMTDDGYEGGHTCHTGQFFFAETAVLASAEGAPYSTSTTERTTLDEDTIYGGGGTQDGLLKLKYRKGRIERGVVGSLTMGVDPDETHDGTS, from the coding sequence ATGACGGAGAACAGCGAACGAGACGAGCCGCAACGGACGATCACACCCCAAGGTCCGGCCCACAAACGGGACTTGACGCGCCGCAAGGTCCTGGTCGCGAGCGGGGCCGCGGTGGCGGCGGTCGGGATCGGCGGCGCGGTGGCGGTGAGCGCGAACGCGGAGGGCACGGCGGAGGCGGGTTCCTCGGCGACCGGTTCGGCGACGGGTTCGGCGACGGCTTCGGCGGCCGAGGCCTGCTACCGCCTGACCGGCGAGACGACTGAGGGCCCGTACTACATCGACGCCGACAAGATCCGGAAGGACATCACCGAGGACCGCGAAGGCATCCCCTTCACCCTGCGCCTCAAGGTGATCGACTCCGACACCTGCAAGCCGCTGAAGCGCGCGGCGGTGGACATCTGGCACTGCGACGCGCTGGGGATCTATTCGGGGTACGAGTCGCTGAGCGGCGGGGGCGGCGGGACCCCGCCCAGCGGTGAGCCGACCGGGACTCCCTCCGGCACTCCCACGGGCACGCCCCCGTCCGGCGGCCCCGGTGGAGGCGGCGGAGGCGGCGGCCACGAGGCGCCGACGGACGACGAGCGCTACCTGCGGGGCACGCAGCTCACCGACAACAGCGGCCATGTGGAGTTCAAGACGGTCTTCCCCGGCTGGTACCGGGGCCGTGCCGTGCACATCCACACCAAGGTGCACGTCGGCGGCAAGATGACGGACGACGGCTACGAGGGCGGCCACACCTGCCACACGGGCCAGTTCTTCTTCGCGGAGACGGCGGTCCTCGCCTCCGCCGAGGGGGCCCCGTACTCCACGAGCACGACGGAACGCACGACGCTCGACGAGGACACGATCTACGGCGGAGGCGGCACGCAGGACGGCCTCCTGAAGCTCAAGTACCGCAAGGGGCGCATCGAGAGGGGCGTGGTCGGCTCGCTCACGATGGGGGTCGACCCGGACGAGACGCACGACGGTACGTCGTAG
- a CDS encoding helix-turn-helix transcriptional regulator produces the protein MALRIHFTAEDLARTTVAARPDIMWELTISLHRLQAPRRTARCRPWLGHVRDRLGRRDLRSVLHTLTTLVPARGDFPDFLTPPGQLDFADALDVIAGGGGRMFADDLASVFRVRERPLWIRQLADGDRERSRELLDALAVYHRELLRPCLPELDETVLAERAVCGRRVLDGGIGKLLGVLSPSVRWAWPVLTTDYPVDRDLHLAGRGITLVPSFFCATPVTLIDPELPPVLVYPVTGAGPRAAAGTDGTDGLTPVLGRTRALAIRALVHPYSTSELALRIGVSVASASRHAAALRDAGLVSSTREGGVVLHAATRLGRELAGGGRELARTS, from the coding sequence ATGGCGCTGCGTATCCACTTCACGGCAGAGGACCTGGCGCGTACGACGGTCGCGGCGCGCCCGGACATCATGTGGGAGCTGACGATCAGCCTCCACCGGCTCCAGGCGCCACGGCGCACCGCACGCTGCAGGCCCTGGCTCGGCCACGTACGCGACCGTCTGGGCAGGCGGGATCTGCGGAGCGTGCTGCACACCCTGACGACGCTCGTGCCGGCGCGCGGAGACTTCCCCGACTTCCTCACGCCGCCGGGGCAGTTGGACTTCGCCGACGCGCTCGACGTGATCGCGGGGGGCGGCGGCCGGATGTTCGCCGACGACCTCGCCTCGGTCTTCCGCGTACGCGAACGCCCCTTATGGATACGTCAGTTGGCAGACGGCGACCGCGAGCGGAGCCGGGAGCTGCTCGACGCGCTCGCCGTGTACCACCGCGAACTCCTTCGCCCCTGCCTGCCCGAGCTCGACGAGACGGTCCTCGCTGAGCGGGCGGTGTGCGGGCGGCGGGTCCTGGACGGTGGGATCGGCAAGCTGCTCGGGGTCCTCTCGCCGTCGGTCCGGTGGGCGTGGCCGGTGCTGACCACCGACTATCCGGTCGACCGTGACCTGCACCTCGCGGGCCGGGGCATCACCCTCGTCCCGTCCTTCTTCTGCGCGACGCCGGTGACGCTGATCGACCCCGAACTGCCGCCGGTGCTTGTCTATCCGGTCACCGGCGCGGGGCCGCGTGCCGCTGCCGGTACGGACGGTACGGACGGCCTCACGCCGGTGCTCGGGCGCACGCGCGCGCTGGCGATCCGGGCTCTGGTCCACCCCTACTCGACGAGTGAACTGGCCCTGCGGATAGGTGTATCGGTGGCGAGCGCGAGCCGGCATGCGGCGGCGCTGCGGGATGCGGGGCTCGTCAGCAGTACGCGGGAGGGTGGCGTGGTGCTGCATGCGGCTACGCGGCTGGGGAGGGAGCTGGCTGGGGGTGGGCGGGAGTTGGCGCGTACGTCGTGA